The genomic window GGCATCATCCTGGCCTGCTTCATTGTCCTGTTTGCGATCGGCCGCTGGCAGGATGCCTTGTTCGGGTTCAGTGCCGTGGCCAACGCGGTGATCGGCAGCGTCCAGGAGTACCGGGCCAAGCGTGCCTTGGACCGCCTTGCCCTCCTGAACGCCCCGCACGCCAGGGTGATGCGCGACGGCTCCGAGGCCGAAATCGACCTGGACGACGTAGTGCTGGATGACACCCTGGTCCTCCGTGCCGGTGACCAAGTGCCCGCCGACGGACTGGTAGCCGGATCACGGGGCCTCCAAGTGGATGAATCCATGCTGACCGGCGAATCCGACCCCGTTGAAAAGGCCGACGACGACCGTGTCCTGTCAGGATCCGTGGTGGTGGCCGGTGAAGGAACAGCCGTGGTGGACCGGGTAGGCGCAGACTCCTTCGCGAACTCCCTGGCGGCGGAGGCCAAGCGCTTCTCCCTGGTGGCTTCAGAACTGCGGTCCTCGATCGACCGGGTCCTGAAATGGGTCACTTGGTTCGTGGGTCCGGTGGCGTTGCTGGTCCTGAATGCCCAGATGATTGCCCAGGGCGGGTGGGCCGAAGCTTCGGCGAGTGGAGCGTGGCGGGACGCTGCGACGGCGACCATTGCCGCCGTCGTCGCCATGGTTCCTTTGGGACTGGTACTGATGACCAGCATCACCTTCGCCGTCGGGGCGGTAAAGCTGGCCCGGCAACAGGTCCTCGTGCAGGAGCTTCCGGCGGTCGAGGGGCTGGCGCGCGTGGATATCATCTGCCTCGATAAGACCGGCACCCTCACCTAGGGCGACATCGTTTTCGACGCCGCCCATCCTTTGACGCACCGCCCGGGCTGGGAGGCTGTGCTCTCTTGGTACGGCGTGCAGAACGATGCCAATGCCACGGCCCGGAGCCTTGCCGGTCATTTCACCGAGCCTCCCGCAGAGCCGCCGGTAGACCGCGTGCCGTTTTCTTCGGCGCGTAAGTGGAGCGCGGTTGTTTTCGACGACGGAATGTGGATCCTGGGAGGGCCCGAAATGGTGTTCCCGGGGCACAATTCCACCGATCCTGTGCGGCAGCAGCTTGCCGCCCGGACCGTAGAGCTGGCTGCCACCGGCCGGCGCACACTGGTGCTGGCCCACGGCACGCCCACCGGTGACGAGACCGTACCATCAGACGCCGTCCCGGTTGCCCTACTGACGTTCAAGGAGAACATCCGCCCCGACGCCGCCGAAACGCTCACCTACTTCGCGGCGCAGGACGTGGACGTCCGGATCATTTCCGGTGACAACCCGCAGACCGTTGCCGCCATAGCCCGGGAAGTCGGGCTGGAGGCGCCCTATGGCTTCGATGCCCGGGAACTGCCCGACGACGACCAGGAACTGCTGGAGGTCATCAACAACCACGTGGTCTTTGGACGCGTCACCCCGGACCAGAAGAAGAGGATCGTGGTGGTTCTCAAGTCCGCCGGCCGCACAGTGGCCATGACCGGCGACGGCGTCAACGATGCCTTGGCCATCAAAGAAGCCGATATAGGTGTGGCGATGAACTCCGGGGCGGCAGCCACCAAGGCCGTGGCCCGGCTGGTGCTCCTGGACGGCAAGTTCTCCCACCTGCCCTCAGTGGTGGCCGAGGGCAGGCAGGTCATCGCCAACATCGAGCGCGTCTCCATGCTGTTCCTGACCAAGACCGCTTATGCCACTTTCCTGGCCATCGCCTTCGGCATCCTCCTGCTGCCATTCCCTTTCCTTCCGCGGCAACTGTCCGTCACTGACGGTTTGACCATCGGCATACCGGCGTTCTTCCTGGCCTTGCTGCCCAACGCCCAGCGCTACATCCCCGGCTTCCTGCGCCGCTCACTGACCTTTGCCGTCCCGGCGGGCTTGTCGGTGACACTGGGGCTCGCCTCCTATGCCCGCCTTGCGGCGAACCTGCAGATTCCGGAAGCGGAGATCAGGACCGGGTCCACGCTGATCCTGGCGATCATCGGCATCTGGATCCTGGTGGTGCTCTCGCGCCCGGTGACCCGCTTCAAGGGCATGGTCATCGGTGCGATGATGGTCGGCCTTGTCCTGGTGTACTCGGTGCCAATAGCCCGCGACTTCCTGCAGTTCACCGATCCAACCCTGCCCACGGCACTACTGGTCCTGGGAACGTCAGCGGCGTGCATCGCGCTGGTGGAGATCGTCCGGTTCGTTCATCGCCGCGTCGCCTACCGGGATGCCCAGGAGGCCCTGCACCAAACGGTCAATCAGCGCGCCTCGAAGTAGCTGCGACCACGTCCCACCCACAACGGCACCAGCACGGCGACCGAAGCGATGCCTTGGGAAATGACGGCCGACCAGTCTCCGTCCGCAGCAATCACCAGGTCCAGCACGGCAAAAACAAGCCCCAGCAGCATGACTGCGGTTGCACCACGCCGCGCCGCGTTGCTGCCGCGGGCCACCCCGGAGGCCAGTCCGATCACCAACAGCCCGAACAGGACCATGCCTGCTCCCAGCAAGGTGATGGGCAAAGCAATGCCGCCGGACTGGGCTTCGGGGGTATACCGCAGGAAAATCGTCAGTATCCCGAGCAGGATTTGGGCGATGCCACCGATATACATCAGCACCACCGAGAACGTCACCACTCCGGGTCGTTTACGGCTCTCGCCCGTCTTCATGAACTGAGCATAGACGAGGCCCCCACGCGGCAGGCAGCTCCCCGAGGGCAAGTGACACCCCTTGTCACAGAATTAACCACACATTCATGCACACCTTCGATCCAGTCAACCCAGGCTTCCTAGGGTCGGCCTTATGGAAAAAATCTCCCGCAGATCCCTCATTTCAGCCGGCCTTGGAGCAGGAATCGCCGCCGGCATGTCAGCCGCGTTGCCAGGGACCGCCGTCGCGGTTTCTACAGCGGACGACGCCGGTCTCCGCACCGATCCGTTCACCCTCGGCATCGCGTCGGGCGAACCGTGGCCCGACGGCTTCGTCATCTGGACCCGCCTGGCAGTAAACCCCGTAGCCGAGGACGGCCTGGGCGCCATGCCCTCGCGTAACGTCGCCGTCGCCTGGGAGGTCGCAGAAGACCCGGCGATGCGGCGCGTAGTAGCCCGCGGCGTCGAACATGCCAGGATCGAAACCGCCCACTCGGTGCACGTCGAGCTCAAAGGCCTCCGCCCCGGGCGGGAGTACTTCTACCGTTTCCGCACCGGGCGGCATGTCAGCGAAGTGGGCCGCACCCTGACCAGTCCGGCGCCCGGTGAAACCCCCGCTGCGTTGGCCATGGCCTTCGCCAGCTGCGCCCAGTACGAGCACGGCTACTTCACGGCCTACCGCCGCCTTGCCGAGGACCACCCGGACCTGGTGCTGCACTTGGGTGACTACCTCTACGAGTACAAAAAGGGCAGCTACGTGATCGGCGGCGGAAACCCCCGCGACCACGAAGGACCCGAGACCACCACCCTGGCCGGCTACCGCCAGCGGCATGCCCAGTACAAGTCCGACGCCGACCTGAAGGCAGCGCATGCGATCGCACCGTGGCTGGTGGTCTGGGATGACCACGAAGTGGACAACAACTGGGCGGACGATATCCCGGAGAACAGTGACGCAGGCCAACTCAATGACACCACGGAGCATTTCCGCCAGCGCCGCGCCGCCGCGTTCCAGGCGTACTACGAGAACATGCCGTTGCGTTCGTCCTCGGTCCCTGCTGGTTTCGACATGAAGATCTACCGAACCATCCAGTGGGGACAGCTGGCCAACTTCCACATGATGGACACCAGGCAGTACCGGGACGATCAACTGGCCGGTGACGGTTGGCGGAAGAACGTGACCGAACGCCTTGATGAAAACCGCACCATCACCGGTGCCGAACAGGAGAAATGGCTGCTGGACGGCTTCAGGAACTCCACCCAGCGCTGGGACATCCTGGGCCAGCAGGTCTTCTTCGCCGAACGGGACCGTGACAAAGCCCCGGAGATCGACGACGTCTCCATGGACGGGTGGGACGGGTATGCCGCTTCCCGCCGACGCATCACCCAAGGCTGGGTGGACGCCAAGGTGCGCAACGCCGTCGTACTGACCGGCGACGTCCACCGCCACTGGGCCGCCGACCTCAAAGTGGACTACAAGGACCCCGCCGCGGCAGTGGTTGGCTCGGAACTGGTGTGCTCCTCCATCACCTCCACCGGCGACGGCACAGGATCCACCACCGACCCCACCATGGCCTGGAACCCGCACCTGAAGTTCTACAACGACAACCGCGGCTACGTGAACACGCGAATCACCAAGGACTCCATGACCGCCGACTTCCGCGTGCTGGATCAGGTCACCACCCCGGGCGCACCGGTCAGCACCAGGAAGACCTTCACGATCACCGACGGCGTCCCCGGCCTCGCCTGAGCCTGGTTCACCCAAGTAGGTGACAGCACTTGCTGTTGCCTGCTTGGGGCTTAGGCCCAGTGACTACGCCGAAGAGCGGGAGTAGCCTAGTTCCAGTTAATTCAGTGAATTTCTGTCCGGCTGGGGTTCTGCCGTGGGCCATGTGCAATCGTCGCTGTACGACCTCCTGAGGGTACTTTCCGCCGCCGTCGACCCCCAGCATGTAAGGTTCGACGACGGCTCCCCCACTGCCGTCGTTCCTCCACCGGACGCTCCGGTCACCGTGCGGGCGGTAACCCTGAACAGGGTTGGACGGTCCCGCCGTGACGGGCCGGCACTGGACCTGGAACTGAGGGTGGCAGTGGAGTGCCACGGCCCTGAGCAGTTGGAGAACATGGAGCGCCTGCTACTGGCCGTGGAACTGCACGGCCAGTACTCCGTAGTATCCAGCGGCGAGTTCCGGCCTGAGGAGTACTCCGGTGCAGTGCGGCAAGGGCTGGGCTTCCTGGTCCGCGTCCCTGTATCCCTCCCCTTCGAGGAGCCGTCGGATCCGCCTGCCCAAGCTGCCGTGGGCGCTTCAACTGCCGGACGCCGTATCCGAGGACGGCTGGTGGATGTGCACAACAAAGGCATTTCCGACGCTTACATTCACGCCCACTCTTCTGCAACCGCGGCGGTCAGTGATGCGACCGGCCACTTTGAAGTCCTGGCATCTGCTGACGAGGTCCAGCACTTCGCTGTGGCGGTCAACGGCGCTGAACGGGAAGTTTCAGCAAGCACCAGGAGCCTTCCCCTGGTGATTCGCTGGCTCTGATTCCGGAACGGTTTGCCCGCACAGGCAGGTGCCGTGAAATGATCAACCATGCGTCCGATGCAGCACTCCAGCAAACTCCAGAATGTCCGCTACGAACTCCGTGGGCCCATCCTCCAAGCGGCCAAGGCCATGGAGGCCGAAGGGCACCGCATTCTCAAGATGAACCTCGGGGACACAGCACCGTTTGGGCTTGAGGCTCCGGAGTCGGTAGTTGTGGACATGATTCACCACCTTCGCGGCGCGCAGGGATACAGCGATTCGAAGGGCATTTTCTCCGCCCGCACCGCCATCTCGCAGTACTACCAGACCCGCGGACTGATGACCATCGGCGTCGAAGATGTGTTCGTTGGCAATGGCGTCAGTGAGTTGATTTCCATGACCCTGCAGGCGTTCATGGAAAACGGCGACGAGATCCTGATCCCGGCCCCGGACTACCCCTTGTGGACTGCCGCGGTGACCCTTACAGGCGGCAATCCCGTGCACTACCTCTGCGATGAGGAGGAGAACTGGTGGCCGGACATGTCCGACGTCGAAGCCAAGATCACCCCGCGCACCAAGGGCATCGTGATCATCAACCCGAACAACCCCACCGGCGCCGTCTATCCGCGCCACATCCTGGAGCAGTTCGCCGCCTTGGCCCGGAAGCACGACCTCGTCCTGTTCTCGGACGAGATCTACGAGAAAATCCGTTACGTTGACGCCCCGCATATTCACACCGCAGCCGTAGCCGAGGACGTCTGCGTGCTGACGTTCAGCGGCTTGTCCAAGGCGTACCGCATGCCCGGATACCGGGCGGGATGGGTTGCCGTGACGGGCCCGCGGACAGTCACAGCTGCGTACCGGGAGTCGTTGGAACTGCTGGCCTCGCTGCGGTTGTGCGCCAACGTTCCAGCCCAGCACGCCATCCAAACGTGCCTCGGCGGATACCAAAGCATCGAGGCACTCATCCGTCCCGGCGGGCGTCTCCGTGAGCAGCGTGATTTGGCGTGGAAACTCCTTACCGCGATCCCAGGCGTCAGTTGCGTCCCCGCCGCGGGTGCCATGTACCTGTTCCCGAAGTTGGACCCGGAAATCTACCCGATCGCCTCGGACGAGAAGTTCGTCCTCCAACTCCTGCAGGAACAGAAAATCCTGGTCTCGCACGGAACGGCGTTCAACTGGCCCACGCCGGACCATTTCCGCTTCGTCATCCTGCCCGCAGTAGAGGACATCGAGGAAGCAGTGCGCCGCATCTCCACCTACCTCGCCGCGTACCGGAACCGTCCCGTTGACGAACCCAGATAGCTTACAGTCAAGCGCGTTCTGAGCGGTCCAAACGCGCTCTGCTGCTACTTACTTGGGTGCGGGAAGTGACTTAAAGGGCAGGGTCCACCATGGTCATGCCGGCGGGGTTCGCCTTGTCGAAGCCGGGCAACAGTGCGGCTGCTTCTTCCAGGCCAATGGTGCGCTCGATCAGCAACTGCGGCTGCAACGCTCCCTGTTCGATGAGCGCCAGCATGCCCGGATAGTCAACAGCGGCCATCCCGTGACTGCCCAGGACGTCCAGTTCCCAGCCGATCACCCGTGCCATGGGCACTTGCGGATTGCCGTCGATGGACGGGAGCAGCCCGATCTGGACGTGGCGGCCCCGCCTGCGAAGACTGAGGATCGCGTCCGCACAGGTCTGTTCACTTCCGACAGCGTCCACCGCCACGTGGCTGCCTCCGCCGGAGAGGACGTTGATTGCGGCCGGGATGTCCGTACCATCGGCAAGCACGGTGTGTTCGGCACCCAGCCGTGCAGCCACAGCCAGCGCCTCGGGGTTCCGGTCCACGGCAATCACCCGTGCCCCCATGGCCTTGGCGATCATCACAGCGCTCAGTCCCACTCCGCCCGCGCCAACTACAGTGACCCACTCTCCGGCTTTCACTTGCGCACGGGCTGCCAAGGCACGGTAAGCGGTGGCGAAGCGGCAGCCGAGGCTTGCCGCCGTCGAATATTCAATGCTCTCGGGGATGGCAACCAAGTTGCTGTCCGCAGCATGCAGTGCCACGTACTCGGCGAACGAACCCCAGTGGGTGAAGCCGGGTTGTTGCTGGTCCGGGCAGACCTGGGCATCGCCGGCCAGGCACCATTCGCAGCTGCCGCAGCCACAAACGAAGGGGACGGTGACGCGGTCGCCCACCTTCCAATGCTGGATGCCCTCCCCGACGGCGTCGATCACCCCGGCGAGCTCGTGGCCCGGTACGTGCGGCATGGCAATGTCATCGTGGCCGGCCCAAGCGTGCCAGTCACTGCGGCACATGCCGGTGGCCAGCACCCTCACCACCACGCCTCCAACAGGGGCCTGCGGTTTGGCGACCTCCCTGACTTCGGGCTGGGTCCGGACCTCATCAAAGACTATTGCGCGCACGCCCCTGACTCTAACAATTGGCTGCCCCCTGTCACACTTCGGGGGCGGGATCCGACATTCCTGTTGTAAGGCACCATCTCTGAAGGGAAGTCAGTATGACCCGCATCAACATCGGCCGTACCAACAAGCTCGGCTACGCCGCCGTCATCGGATTGGAAGGCTACGCCCGCAAGTCCGTGGATCCGGAACTGTACGAACTGATCAAGCTGCGCGCCTCCATCCTCAACGGCTGCGGCTTCTGCGTGGATATGCATGCCACGGACGGTCGGAAGCTCGGAATTCCGGACAGGAAACTGCACGCCGTGGCGGCGTGGCAGCACTCGAAGGTGTTCTTCGATGCCCGCGAGCAGGCAGTTCTTGCCCTGACGGACGCCGTCACGCAGCTGGGTCCGGAGACAGTCACGGACGAGATCTGGAACGCAGCTGCCACCCATTTCGACGACGCCCAGATGGGCGGGCTGATCTTCGCTATTTCCACCATCAACGTGTGGAACAGGATCGCCATCAGCACGCAGATGGAACCGCCAGTGGATGAGAAGAATCCGTTGGTCTGAACGGTAGCGTTGACAGCATGACTCTTACGGTGTCAGCCACGTCGGCGTGGCAGAGCGAACGGAACCGTCTCTTGGGAATCGCCTACCGGATGTTGGGCGACTTCGGGCATGCGGAGGATGTGGTTTCCGAGGTGGCCATCGACGCCGTGAAGCGCGAGCGCCAGGCCGACGCGGAACACGTGGGTTCCTGGCCGGCATGGCTGACAACCGTATGCGTGCGCCGCTCAGTTGATCGGGTACGCCAACTCGCCGCCGTCCGGGAAGAGTACACCGGGCCCTGGCTGCCGGAGCCCTTGGATGCCTCCAGGCTTCCGGAAGAAACCGTGGCCAATCGCGAACTCCTGTCCTTGGCCTTGCTGCACCTGGCGGAGCAACTGGCACCTGAGGCCAGGGCGGCGCTCGTTTTGCACCGGGCGTTCGCGATGTCTGCCCCGGAGATCGCGGACATTCTGGAGAAGACCCCGGCAGCGGTTCGGCAGATGATTTCACGGGCAGAACGCCGGCTGGAGATTGATCCGGAAGCTCCCGCCCCGAGGGCCAAAGACCGGGCAGCCCTGGAAAAGCTGGTGGGTGCGATCGAGCAGGGTGACATTGACACCGTGGTCGCCATGCTGGACCGGGACGCCGTTCTGTGGGCCGACGGCGGCGGGAAGGTCAAGAGCGCCATGAATCCGCTGTTCGGCGCGGCAAGGATCGCGCGCTTCTTCACCGGCATCCTTGGCAAAGCTGCGGTTTTTGATCCCACGGAGCCGGTCCGGGCCTGGATCATCGAGGTCAACGGCGAGCCGGCCTTGGTACTCCGGCATCATGGCCGCTCCGATGTCCTGGTGATTGATACCGCCCTGGATGGCAGCATCCGCGAGTTGCGCCAGGTGTCCAACCCGGACAAGCTGACGCGGGTTTCGCTGGCCGGGTAGCTCAGGCGTTGCTTCCTGACCTTCTTTGCTTGCTGATAGACGCAGCTGCAACCACTGCGGGTTGATTTCAGGCGAGCGGTGCGGCAAAGAGGGTCAGGAAGCCACAGCTGCCCTGGACGTTCGCGAGCGCCGAAGGCGGGCCACCAGCGTGGCGGCGAGCAACGCCGTCGTGATTTCCAGTCCGATGACCAGCAGGAGCGAGGCGGCCCCGGATGGCAGTATCCGGGAAGTACGCCAGGTGTCCAACCCGGACAAGCTGACGCGGGTTTCGCTGGCCGGGTAGCTCAGGCGTTGCTTCCTGACCTTCTTTGTTTGCCGATAGTCGCAGCGGCAACCAGGGTGGGTTGATTTCGGGCGAGCGGTTCGGCAAAGAGGGTCAGGAAGCCACAGCTGCCTCGGACGTTCGCGAGCGCCGAAGGCGGGCCACCAGCGTGGCGGCGAGCAACGCCGTCGTGATTTCCAGTCCGATGACCAACAACAAGCCGGCAGCGCCGGACGAAAGCGCATGGGTTGAAACAACACCTGAGACGCCAACAGCGTTCGACGCCGGTCCCCCGCCGTGCGCATGTCCGGAACCGCCCGCACTGAGGAGCAGGACGGCGTGGAGTCCCACCATTGCCAGTGCCGAGACAGTCACTTGGTGGAGTGCGCCAACCCGGCTGTGCCGCCAGATGTGGACCGTGCACGGAACGCACACTGCGGCCAGTCCGATCATGAGGATGCCCAGCCAGGCCTGGTGGTGTCCCGAGGCCGCGAGCCACAGGTGCACTGCGCAGGAAACAGCTGTCAGGGCGGCGCAAATCCGGGGGTGCAGGACAGGCCCGGAAGCCCGGACCTGTCCTGTCGTGGTTGCCATTATGAGTGTCCCGGCGGGAGTTCTAGTGGCAGTGGCCGGCAGGTTCGCCGTGCTCGCCGGGTGCCGCGCCGTGCTCGCCTTGCCCCGCGCCGTGCTCGCCGGGCGCCTCGCCGGGGGCCGGCGCGCTGTGGCAGCTTGAACCTGAAGAGTTTGCCGGCACGTCCAGAACCGGGCTGCGGTCAAAGAAGCCTTCGGGACGGAGCTTGAAGCCCACCGTGTCCACGGGCATGATGGGCCAGTCTTCCACGCGGGGGAAGTGCGTCAGCCCGAAGGTGTGCCAAAGGACGATGTCCTGGCCGTCGATTTCGCGGTCCTGCGCAACATAGGCCGGCAGCCCGGCGCCTCCGGAGTGCTGGTTTACGAAGTCGCCCGTGGGGTAGCGCTCCTCGTCGGCGTAGCGGGTGACCCAGAGATCCTTGGTGGCGAAGGCTGCGCGCTTGGCGATCGAGGAGCCGGGGTCTG from Arthrobacter sp. StoSoilB20 includes these protein-coding regions:
- a CDS encoding carboxymuconolactone decarboxylase family protein, whose product is MTRINIGRTNKLGYAAVIGLEGYARKSVDPELYELIKLRASILNGCGFCVDMHATDGRKLGIPDRKLHAVAAWQHSKVFFDAREQAVLALTDAVTQLGPETVTDEIWNAAATHFDDAQMGGLIFAISTINVWNRIAISTQMEPPVDEKNPLV
- a CDS encoding zinc-dependent alcohol dehydrogenase family protein, coding for MRAIVFDEVRTQPEVREVAKPQAPVGGVVVRVLATGMCRSDWHAWAGHDDIAMPHVPGHELAGVIDAVGEGIQHWKVGDRVTVPFVCGCGSCEWCLAGDAQVCPDQQQPGFTHWGSFAEYVALHAADSNLVAIPESIEYSTAASLGCRFATAYRALAARAQVKAGEWVTVVGAGGVGLSAVMIAKAMGARVIAVDRNPEALAVAARLGAEHTVLADGTDIPAAINVLSGGGSHVAVDAVGSEQTCADAILSLRRRGRHVQIGLLPSIDGNPQVPMARVIGWELDVLGSHGMAAVDYPGMLALIEQGALQPQLLIERTIGLEEAAALLPGFDKANPAGMTMVDPAL
- a CDS encoding pyridoxal phosphate-dependent aminotransferase; translation: MRPMQHSSKLQNVRYELRGPILQAAKAMEAEGHRILKMNLGDTAPFGLEAPESVVVDMIHHLRGAQGYSDSKGIFSARTAISQYYQTRGLMTIGVEDVFVGNGVSELISMTLQAFMENGDEILIPAPDYPLWTAAVTLTGGNPVHYLCDEEENWWPDMSDVEAKITPRTKGIVIINPNNPTGAVYPRHILEQFAALARKHDLVLFSDEIYEKIRYVDAPHIHTAAVAEDVCVLTFSGLSKAYRMPGYRAGWVAVTGPRTVTAAYRESLELLASLRLCANVPAQHAIQTCLGGYQSIEALIRPGGRLREQRDLAWKLLTAIPGVSCVPAAGAMYLFPKLDPEIYPIASDEKFVLQLLQEQKILVSHGTAFNWPTPDHFRFVILPAVEDIEEAVRRISTYLAAYRNRPVDEPR
- a CDS encoding alkaline phosphatase D family protein → MEKISRRSLISAGLGAGIAAGMSAALPGTAVAVSTADDAGLRTDPFTLGIASGEPWPDGFVIWTRLAVNPVAEDGLGAMPSRNVAVAWEVAEDPAMRRVVARGVEHARIETAHSVHVELKGLRPGREYFYRFRTGRHVSEVGRTLTSPAPGETPAALAMAFASCAQYEHGYFTAYRRLAEDHPDLVLHLGDYLYEYKKGSYVIGGGNPRDHEGPETTTLAGYRQRHAQYKSDADLKAAHAIAPWLVVWDDHEVDNNWADDIPENSDAGQLNDTTEHFRQRRAAAFQAYYENMPLRSSSVPAGFDMKIYRTIQWGQLANFHMMDTRQYRDDQLAGDGWRKNVTERLDENRTITGAEQEKWLLDGFRNSTQRWDILGQQVFFAERDRDKAPEIDDVSMDGWDGYAASRRRITQGWVDAKVRNAVVLTGDVHRHWAADLKVDYKDPAAAVVGSELVCSSITSTGDGTGSTTDPTMAWNPHLKFYNDNRGYVNTRITKDSMTADFRVLDQVTTPGAPVSTRKTFTITDGVPGLA
- a CDS encoding sigma-70 family RNA polymerase sigma factor → MTLTVSATSAWQSERNRLLGIAYRMLGDFGHAEDVVSEVAIDAVKRERQADAEHVGSWPAWLTTVCVRRSVDRVRQLAAVREEYTGPWLPEPLDASRLPEETVANRELLSLALLHLAEQLAPEARAALVLHRAFAMSAPEIADILEKTPAAVRQMISRAERRLEIDPEAPAPRAKDRAALEKLVGAIEQGDIDTVVAMLDRDAVLWADGGGKVKSAMNPLFGAARIARFFTGILGKAAVFDPTEPVRAWIIEVNGEPALVLRHHGRSDVLVIDTALDGSIRELRQVSNPDKLTRVSLAG